A single genomic interval of Dyella sp. GSA-30 harbors:
- a CDS encoding 2Fe-2S iron-sulfur cluster-binding protein produces MSTDCRRRDNAPVFTVTLKNSGRQFPVAPGETVLEAAQRAGIALPYSCRAGVCGSCRAVLVSGQVDYPRNPPQALSGENRANQAILLCQAAPLSDLSIEAREVTSVKDVAKRQLDVVVTEKRQLASDVVGLHLQPAPGETALNWLPGQYLDIVLPDGKHRPFSIAGNPRADGTIELHVRHVAGGGFTSWVADGLKVGDVLRIEGPLGTFVPREDSERPIIFMAGGTGFAPVKAVVEHFIELGSRRSIDVYWGARSAADLYQCELAKSWEAQAADLRFHAVVSDPERAHGLREGLVHEAVLEDHPDLAGFDVYMGGPPAMIDAGRKLFADAGLPASRLYFDSFEYAPDILAQILGGRAGIADD; encoded by the coding sequence TTGTCGACCGACTGCCGTCGCCGCGACAATGCGCCTGTGTTTACCGTTACCTTGAAAAATTCAGGCCGCCAGTTTCCGGTCGCCCCTGGCGAAACCGTGCTGGAGGCCGCGCAGCGCGCCGGTATTGCCTTGCCGTACTCCTGTCGTGCCGGTGTGTGCGGCAGCTGCCGGGCCGTCCTGGTGTCAGGTCAGGTCGATTATCCGCGCAACCCGCCACAGGCCTTGAGCGGTGAAAACCGGGCGAATCAGGCGATTCTGCTCTGCCAGGCCGCCCCCTTGAGCGACTTGTCGATCGAGGCACGTGAGGTCACCTCGGTGAAGGACGTCGCCAAGCGCCAGCTCGACGTCGTCGTGACCGAAAAACGCCAGCTTGCCTCCGACGTGGTGGGGCTGCACCTGCAGCCGGCGCCCGGCGAGACGGCACTCAATTGGTTGCCGGGGCAATATCTGGACATCGTGTTGCCCGATGGCAAGCATCGCCCGTTTTCGATTGCCGGCAATCCGCGCGCGGATGGCACGATCGAACTGCACGTGCGTCATGTGGCGGGCGGCGGCTTTACCTCATGGGTGGCCGACGGCCTGAAAGTCGGCGATGTGTTGCGCATCGAGGGGCCGCTGGGCACTTTTGTGCCGCGCGAGGACTCGGAGCGGCCAATCATCTTCATGGCGGGCGGTACCGGTTTTGCGCCGGTAAAAGCCGTGGTCGAGCATTTTATCGAGCTGGGCAGCCGCCGCTCGATCGACGTGTACTGGGGTGCGCGTAGCGCCGCGGATCTCTATCAGTGCGAACTGGCCAAAAGCTGGGAGGCGCAGGCAGCAGACCTGCGCTTCCACGCGGTGGTCTCCGATCCGGAACGCGCACACGGTTTGCGCGAGGGGCTGGTCCACGAAGCGGTGCTGGAAGATCACCCTGACCTTGCCGGCTTCGACGTCTATATGGGCGGCCCGCCGGCGATGATCGATGCCGGACGCAAACTGTTCGCCGATGCCGGATTACCGGCATCGCGCCTTTATTTCGATTCGTTCGAATACGCCCCCGACATACTGGCGCAGATTCTGGGCGGTCGCGCCGGCATAGCCGACGACTGA
- a CDS encoding serine/threonine protein kinase, whose product MSLDAPYTDLDPERVLRAVEACDLWTDGRLLALNSYENRVWQVGIEDAAPVIAKFYRPGRWSDAAILEEHAFARELADAEIPVVAPLAFDGQTLLDREGYRYALTPRHGGRAPSLESEEQLEWLGRLIARIHTVGARQPFAQRGQLDRANLIDTPMRAVLASTLLPSNLMAAYRTAAERVDQAVAARFEAVGPVRRIRLHGDCHPGNVLWTDAGPHFVDLDDARTGPAVQDLWMLANDQRAMDVLLEGYQQMREFDYAELALIPALRAMRQLHHAGWIAARWHDPAFPTAFPFAAEPRWWEQHIADLHELAEDL is encoded by the coding sequence TTGAGCCTGGACGCACCGTATACCGACCTCGATCCCGAACGCGTGCTGCGTGCCGTCGAGGCGTGCGATCTGTGGACCGACGGGCGACTGCTCGCGCTCAACAGTTACGAGAACCGCGTATGGCAGGTGGGTATCGAAGATGCCGCTCCGGTGATCGCCAAGTTCTACCGGCCCGGCCGCTGGAGCGACGCGGCCATTCTCGAGGAACATGCCTTCGCGCGCGAACTGGCCGATGCGGAAATTCCGGTGGTCGCGCCATTGGCCTTTGATGGCCAGACCCTGCTGGATCGCGAGGGGTATCGCTACGCCCTGACCCCACGCCACGGTGGTCGCGCACCCTCGCTGGAGTCGGAAGAACAGCTCGAATGGCTGGGTCGTCTGATCGCACGCATCCATACCGTCGGCGCGCGCCAGCCGTTTGCGCAGCGCGGCCAGCTCGATCGCGCCAATCTGATCGACACCCCGATGCGCGCGGTGCTGGCATCCACGTTATTGCCATCGAACCTGATGGCCGCCTATCGCACCGCCGCCGAGCGGGTCGACCAGGCCGTGGCCGCACGCTTCGAAGCCGTCGGCCCGGTACGCCGCATCCGCTTGCACGGCGACTGCCATCCCGGCAACGTGCTGTGGACCGATGCCGGCCCGCATTTCGTCGACCTGGACGATGCGCGCACCGGACCTGCGGTACAGGACCTGTGGATGCTCGCCAACGATCAGCGCGCCATGGACGTCCTGCTGGAGGGTTATCAGCAGATGCGCGAGTTCGACTATGCCGAACTCGCGCTGATTCCCGCGCTGCGCGCCATGCGCCAGCTGCATCACGCGGGCTGGATAGCCGCGCGCTGGCACGATCCCGCTTTCCCCACGGCCTTCCCTTTTGCCGCCGAGCCACGCTGGTGGGAGCAGCACATCGCCGACCTGCACGAGCTGGCCGAGGATCTTTAG
- a CDS encoding rhodanese-like domain-containing protein → MSDILQKLPEFIHNHIALVAGFVVVLIALIVMEIASLFRKYKELSPAGLTLLINRESPLMIDLSAYADFEKAHVPGAKHVAMSQFDPESKDLANAKELPVVVMDKDGRGAALKAAQRLVKAGFTKVSVLGGGVAAWQQAQLPVAKGKK, encoded by the coding sequence ATGAGCGACATTCTTCAAAAACTGCCCGAATTCATCCACAACCATATCGCCCTGGTGGCGGGATTCGTGGTGGTGCTGATCGCGCTGATCGTGATGGAAATCGCCAGCCTGTTCCGCAAGTACAAAGAGCTGTCGCCAGCCGGTCTCACCCTGCTGATCAACCGCGAAAGCCCGTTGATGATCGACCTGTCCGCCTATGCGGATTTCGAGAAAGCCCATGTCCCCGGCGCCAAGCACGTGGCGATGAGCCAGTTCGACCCCGAGAGCAAGGACCTGGCCAACGCCAAGGAACTGCCGGTCGTGGTGATGGACAAGGACGGCCGCGGCGCGGCGCTCAAGGCGGCACAGCGGCTGGTCAAGGCCGGCTTTACCAAGGTCTCGGTGCTCGGTGGCGGCGTAGCCGCATGGCAGCAGGCCCAGTTGCCGGTCGCCAAGGGCAAGAAGTAA
- a CDS encoding hotdog fold thioesterase — MAIWKQDTDLARINGWAANTMLETLGIQVTEIGEDWLRGTMPVDHRTHQPYGLLHGGASVALAETLGSTAAMLTLDPSKELTVGLDINANHIRGVRSGTVTGTAKALHLGRSTQVWEIRIENETGQLVCMSRITMAVIPAAKAAS, encoded by the coding sequence ATGGCGATCTGGAAGCAGGACACGGACCTGGCGCGTATCAACGGCTGGGCGGCCAACACCATGCTCGAAACCCTGGGCATCCAGGTCACCGAGATCGGCGAGGACTGGCTGCGCGGCACCATGCCGGTCGACCACCGCACGCATCAACCCTATGGCCTGCTGCACGGCGGCGCCTCGGTGGCGCTGGCCGAAACGCTGGGCAGCACCGCCGCCATGCTCACGCTCGACCCGAGCAAGGAGCTCACGGTCGGGCTGGACATCAATGCCAATCACATCCGCGGCGTGCGCAGCGGCACCGTCACCGGCACGGCCAAGGCACTGCATCTGGGCCGCAGCACGCAGGTCTGGGAGATTCGCATCGAAAACGAAACGGGACAGCTGGTGTGCATGTCGCGCATCACCATGGCGGTGATCCCGGCAGCGAAGGCCGCCAGTTGA
- the uvrD gene encoding DNA helicase II has product MDVSYLIDKLNDAQREAVCAPPGHYLVLAGAGSGKTRVLTHRIGWLTQVDGVPPWAVLAVTFTNKAAGEMRARLEQLIPGGTQGLTVGTFHGIAHRLLRRHWREAGLPEGFQILDSDDQQRIVKRVVAGLGLDEARFPPRQATWQINNWKDEGKRPENIEHRDHPVTRTSVQIYQAYEDACRRAGLVDFAELLLRAHELWLKNPAVLEHYQQRWRHLLIDEFQDTNTLQYAWIRVLAGDTGKVFVVGDDDQAIYGWRGAKVENVQQFLRDFPGARTIRLEQNYRSTATILKAANSVIARNGGRLGKQLWTDGGDGERIAVYAAYNEQDEARFVIERIREYVAEHGNARDCAILYRSNAQSRNFEEQLTQRSIPYRVYGGLRFFERAEIKDALAYLRLSANRHDDAAFERAVNTPPRGIGDRTLDVLRRRARGENTSLWEALLGELASGSELAGRAKNAIKAFVNLINDMAHTFVPPVAEGEESQALNLAEQIEHAINHTGLRDFYEKDSRGSAESRVENLDELVNVASRFELTQDDIDAGLSELAAFLSHAALEAGEGQGESWDDCVQLMTLHSAKGLEFPVVFLVGMEEGLFPSQRSVEDEGRLEEERRLAYVGITRARERLFITHAESRRMHGVEMLARPSRFLGEIPAELLDEVRPRVQVSRPMYAGRFAEPSGSLQEDLPVKLGQRVSHPSFGEGVVVSAEGSGAHTRLQVNFEDAGSKWLVAAYANLTPL; this is encoded by the coding sequence ATGGATGTCTCGTATCTGATCGACAAGCTCAACGACGCACAACGCGAGGCCGTCTGCGCCCCGCCCGGCCACTACCTGGTGCTGGCCGGTGCCGGCTCCGGCAAGACGCGCGTGCTCACCCACCGCATCGGCTGGCTGACCCAGGTCGACGGCGTGCCGCCATGGGCTGTGCTGGCGGTGACCTTCACCAACAAGGCGGCTGGCGAGATGCGCGCTCGCCTCGAGCAGCTGATTCCGGGTGGCACGCAAGGCCTTACCGTCGGCACCTTCCACGGCATCGCCCACCGTCTGCTGCGCCGCCATTGGCGCGAGGCCGGCTTGCCCGAAGGCTTCCAGATCCTCGATTCCGACGACCAGCAACGCATCGTCAAACGTGTCGTGGCAGGGCTGGGCCTGGACGAAGCACGCTTTCCGCCGCGCCAGGCAACCTGGCAGATCAACAACTGGAAAGACGAAGGCAAGCGCCCGGAAAATATCGAACATCGCGACCATCCGGTCACGCGTACCTCCGTGCAGATCTACCAGGCCTACGAAGATGCCTGCCGACGCGCCGGCCTGGTCGACTTCGCCGAACTGCTGCTGCGCGCGCACGAGCTCTGGCTGAAGAACCCGGCCGTGCTGGAGCACTACCAGCAGCGCTGGCGCCATCTGTTGATCGACGAATTCCAGGACACCAACACGCTGCAATATGCGTGGATTCGCGTGCTGGCCGGCGATACCGGCAAGGTCTTCGTGGTCGGCGATGACGACCAGGCGATCTATGGCTGGCGCGGCGCCAAGGTCGAGAACGTACAGCAGTTCCTGCGCGATTTCCCCGGCGCGCGCACGATCCGCCTGGAGCAGAACTACCGCTCCACCGCGACCATTCTCAAAGCCGCCAACAGTGTGATCGCGCGTAATGGCGGCCGCCTGGGCAAGCAGCTGTGGACGGATGGCGGCGACGGCGAGCGCATCGCCGTCTACGCCGCTTATAACGAACAGGACGAAGCGCGCTTCGTGATCGAGCGCATCCGCGAATACGTCGCCGAACACGGCAATGCCCGCGACTGCGCCATCCTCTATCGCTCGAACGCGCAATCGCGCAACTTCGAAGAGCAGCTGACCCAGCGCAGCATCCCCTATCGCGTATACGGCGGTCTGCGCTTCTTCGAGCGCGCGGAAATCAAGGACGCACTCGCCTATCTTCGCCTGTCCGCCAACCGTCATGACGACGCGGCCTTCGAACGCGCCGTCAACACGCCGCCGCGCGGCATCGGCGACCGCACGCTCGACGTGCTGCGCCGTCGGGCACGAGGTGAAAACACCTCGCTGTGGGAAGCCCTGCTCGGCGAACTGGCCAGCGGCAGCGAACTGGCCGGCCGCGCGAAGAATGCGATCAAGGCGTTCGTGAACTTGATCAACGACATGGCCCACACCTTCGTGCCGCCGGTCGCCGAAGGCGAGGAAAGCCAGGCCCTGAACCTTGCCGAACAGATCGAGCACGCGATCAACCACACCGGGCTGCGCGACTTCTACGAAAAGGATTCACGCGGCAGCGCCGAGTCGCGCGTGGAGAACCTGGACGAACTGGTCAACGTCGCCAGTCGTTTCGAACTGACCCAGGACGATATCGATGCCGGCTTGAGCGAGCTTGCCGCGTTCCTGTCGCACGCTGCGCTTGAAGCAGGCGAAGGCCAGGGCGAATCCTGGGACGACTGCGTGCAGCTGATGACGCTGCATTCGGCCAAGGGCCTGGAGTTCCCGGTAGTGTTCCTGGTCGGCATGGAAGAAGGCCTGTTCCCCAGCCAGCGCTCGGTCGAAGACGAAGGCCGCCTGGAAGAAGAGCGTCGCCTTGCCTACGTCGGCATCACCCGCGCGCGCGAACGCCTGTTCATCACGCACGCCGAATCACGGCGCATGCACGGCGTGGAAATGCTCGCACGCCCGTCGCGCTTCCTCGGCGAAATACCGGCGGAGCTGCTGGACGAAGTACGTCCGCGTGTACAGGTCAGCCGGCCGATGTACGCCGGGCGTTTTGCCGAGCCCAGCGGCAGCCTGCAGGAAGACTTGCCGGTCAAGCTCGGCCAGCGCGTCAGCCATCCGAGCTTTGGCGAAGGCGTGGTGGTGAGTGCGGAAGGGAGCGGTGCACATACGCGTCTGCAGGTGAATTTCGAAGACGCTGGCAGCAAATGGCTGGTGGCGGCATATGCGAATCTGACGCCGCTTTAG
- a CDS encoding heme biosynthesis HemY N-terminal domain-containing protein, whose product MKLWRWILLLVIVAALAAFGWHWVAEDPGYVLIKVRGYTAELTLVAAVVAVVVIAAVISVIWRLVRWPFGAISRRHRRTSRERMSAGLVALMEGRNGDAERDLQRASRLDSLRGPALLASAEAASRRGEHARALETLGEAAQSAPQAARVLRARFLRREGRSAEALALLAPEADSGSLTPGGWRELALAAVAAGDMRRARQALEPLQKSSAIGQRAYASLETLVLTGAILAAPDGAALNTLWSQLPKPQRRISAVVDAYARRAASFGMMLPAMDEVESALRREWSSPLITTYGSLTGDDGEGRLRRAEGWLDAHPNDAQLLLTLGRMCVRVKLWGKARQYLERALALDPSSAIWEALGDVYAGEGDNAQAQRCYRNALAMARGEAVQLAPNEQRGGRLDTRPVAIEERTEHGVPRLRE is encoded by the coding sequence ATGAAATTGTGGCGCTGGATACTGCTGCTGGTGATTGTTGCCGCGCTGGCGGCATTCGGCTGGCATTGGGTGGCCGAAGATCCCGGCTACGTCCTTATCAAGGTGCGCGGCTACACCGCCGAGCTGACTCTGGTTGCCGCGGTTGTCGCCGTGGTCGTCATCGCAGCAGTCATTAGTGTGATCTGGCGCCTTGTGCGCTGGCCGTTCGGTGCGATCTCGCGCCGTCATCGTCGCACCAGCCGCGAGCGCATGAGCGCCGGTCTGGTTGCCTTGATGGAAGGCCGCAACGGCGATGCCGAACGCGATCTGCAGCGCGCCTCGCGCCTGGACAGCCTGCGTGGCCCTGCATTGTTGGCATCGGCCGAAGCGGCCTCGCGGCGTGGCGAGCACGCTCGTGCGCTGGAAACACTCGGCGAAGCGGCGCAAAGCGCGCCGCAGGCGGCGCGCGTCTTGCGCGCACGTTTTCTGCGTCGTGAGGGGCGTTCCGCCGAAGCGCTTGCGTTGCTCGCTCCGGAAGCCGACAGCGGTAGCCTGACACCTGGTGGCTGGCGCGAACTGGCGTTGGCTGCGGTTGCGGCGGGTGATATGCGTCGTGCACGGCAGGCATTGGAACCGTTGCAGAAGAGCAGTGCGATCGGTCAGCGCGCCTACGCTTCGCTGGAAACACTGGTCCTCACCGGTGCCATCCTTGCCGCGCCCGATGGTGCCGCGCTCAATACCTTGTGGTCGCAATTGCCCAAGCCGCAACGTCGCATTTCCGCGGTCGTCGATGCTTATGCGCGTCGTGCTGCCAGCTTCGGGATGATGTTGCCCGCAATGGACGAGGTGGAATCCGCGCTTCGCCGCGAGTGGTCGTCGCCGCTGATTACCACCTACGGCAGCCTCACGGGTGACGATGGCGAGGGGCGCCTTCGTCGCGCCGAAGGCTGGCTCGACGCCCATCCCAACGATGCGCAGCTGTTGCTGACCCTGGGTCGCATGTGCGTACGCGTCAAGCTATGGGGCAAGGCTCGTCAGTATCTCGAGCGTGCGCTCGCGCTCGATCCGAGCAGTGCGATCTGGGAAGCCTTGGGCGATGTCTACGCCGGCGAAGGCGACAACGCGCAAGCACAGCGCTGCTATCGCAATGCGCTGGCAATGGCGCGTGGTGAAGCGGTACAGCTCGCGCCCAACGAGCAGCGCGGTGGGCGTCTGGATACACGACCCGTGGCGATCGAAGAGCGCACCGAGCATGGCGTGCCGCGGCTACGCGAGTAG
- a CDS encoding YiiD C-terminal domain-containing protein: protein MSTTELIPMAQDLIDFTRSHIPQADVMDLRLGSYDGDRIAIDAPLKPNINDKGCAFGGSLASAMTLAGWSLVELALRRRGLDCDVFVAESTVRYLSPVWSDFRSEAWLASESDWETFFGTLQARGRARIEIVAEVPGEAGRPAAAMTGRFVAKRR from the coding sequence ATGAGCACCACCGAACTGATTCCGATGGCCCAGGACCTGATCGACTTCACCCGAAGTCATATTCCGCAGGCCGACGTCATGGACCTGCGCCTGGGTTCCTACGATGGTGACCGCATCGCGATCGACGCTCCGCTCAAACCCAATATCAACGACAAGGGCTGCGCGTTCGGCGGCAGTCTGGCCAGCGCGATGACGCTCGCCGGCTGGAGCCTGGTGGAGCTGGCGCTACGCCGCCGTGGACTGGATTGCGACGTATTCGTCGCCGAATCCACTGTGCGCTATCTGTCGCCGGTGTGGTCGGATTTCCGCAGCGAGGCGTGGCTGGCCTCCGAATCTGACTGGGAGACCTTCTTCGGCACTCTGCAGGCGCGCGGCCGCGCGCGCATCGAGATCGTCGCCGAGGTCCCGGGCGAGGCCGGTCGCCCCGCCGCCGCGATGACCGGGCGTTTTGTGGCCAAACGTCGCTGA
- a CDS encoding FAD-dependent oxidoreductase, whose translation MQRRQFLRHAGTTLALASTGALTACAQIPSARSGNPDMPVARLGSGIPELAPVKARPDRITGVYVCTRPFRAAGPRIEMEQLGNRAVVHNYGHGGSGWSLSWGSSTLAVRMAQATGVRELGVIGCGALGLTSALLAQRAGLSVRIYAKDLPPNVYSMRASGLWTPDSRICDADHAPALAARWEAMTRTSFAQYQSMLGLPGNPIEWIEGYHLSDTPPDQQSVEPSDEPEYGELYDHVRDLTPRSVALPAGSTPFPQAYVRCYTTLMFNISTYARMLMSDFLAAGGKIEVREFHQPNDLQQLPEHTLINATGYGARALFGDNSIIPVRGQTARLIPQPEVRYGLSTAHLSMVPRSDGLLVQVLGDTGNFNNADTTPNRAVSEAAVNDLAALVASMRKV comes from the coding sequence ATGCAACGCCGTCAGTTCCTCCGCCACGCCGGCACCACGCTCGCCCTGGCATCCACAGGCGCTCTTACTGCCTGTGCGCAGATCCCCAGCGCACGTAGCGGCAACCCAGACATGCCGGTAGCCCGACTCGGTTCGGGCATCCCCGAACTAGCCCCGGTGAAAGCACGTCCGGACCGCATCACCGGCGTCTACGTATGCACCCGCCCCTTCCGCGCCGCGGGACCACGCATCGAGATGGAGCAGTTGGGCAACAGGGCTGTCGTGCACAACTACGGACACGGCGGCAGCGGCTGGTCGCTTTCCTGGGGATCGAGCACGCTGGCCGTGCGCATGGCACAAGCCACCGGAGTGCGCGAGCTCGGCGTGATCGGTTGCGGCGCCCTCGGCCTCACCTCGGCGCTGCTAGCGCAACGTGCCGGCCTGTCGGTACGCATCTACGCCAAGGATCTGCCGCCGAATGTCTATTCGATGCGCGCATCCGGTTTGTGGACACCCGACTCGCGCATCTGCGATGCCGACCACGCGCCGGCACTGGCCGCGCGTTGGGAAGCAATGACACGGACCTCGTTCGCCCAGTATCAGAGCATGCTCGGCCTGCCCGGCAACCCGATCGAATGGATCGAGGGCTATCACCTTTCCGACACGCCACCGGACCAGCAAAGCGTCGAGCCGTCCGACGAACCCGAGTACGGCGAGCTCTACGACCACGTCCGCGACCTCACCCCGCGCTCGGTCGCCCTTCCCGCCGGCAGCACACCGTTTCCGCAGGCTTATGTGCGCTGCTACACCACGCTGATGTTCAACATCAGCACGTATGCGCGGATGCTCATGTCCGACTTTCTGGCTGCGGGCGGCAAGATCGAAGTGCGCGAGTTCCACCAGCCCAACGATCTGCAGCAGTTACCGGAGCACACACTGATCAACGCCACCGGCTACGGCGCCCGCGCCCTGTTCGGCGATAACTCGATCATCCCCGTGCGTGGCCAGACCGCCCGCTTGATTCCGCAGCCCGAGGTCAGGTACGGACTAAGCACCGCACACCTGAGCATGGTGCCGCGCAGTGACGGTTTGCTGGTCCAGGTATTGGGCGATACCGGCAACTTCAACAATGCCGATACCACTCCGAATCGCGCCGTATCCGAGGCGGCGGTCAATGATCTGGCGGCGCTGGTCGCAAGTATGCGCAAAGTCTGA
- a CDS encoding uroporphyrinogen-III synthase, which yields MSAHHTRPVAPAAALLGRTVVITRPAGTGSSMARQVRALGGRALLLPGLSLRGMDDATTRAALADALRDDVLVFSSPAAVRFAARLQVLRTGATVLAVGQGTARALHRQGVRVVAAPSKRQDSEGLLDLPIWAALGPCRIALIGAPGGRGVLRDQLATRGSLREVQVYRRAPPRLRASHWGGLHALERDACVLLSSAEAMENLRELAPTAAWQQLTSITAVVSSERLSLAARTAGFSHIHVATSANAADMLAAAADVQEV from the coding sequence ATGTCAGCCCATCACACCCGCCCGGTTGCACCGGCCGCAGCCTTGCTTGGCCGTACCGTGGTCATTACGCGTCCCGCCGGTACCGGCTCGTCGATGGCCCGGCAAGTGCGGGCTCTGGGTGGGCGAGCGCTGCTGCTGCCGGGCCTGTCGCTACGGGGCATGGACGATGCCACGACACGGGCCGCGCTGGCCGACGCGTTGCGCGATGACGTGCTGGTTTTCAGCAGTCCGGCGGCGGTGCGTTTTGCCGCACGCCTGCAGGTGCTGCGAACCGGTGCCACGGTTCTGGCGGTGGGTCAGGGCACGGCGCGCGCCCTGCATCGCCAGGGCGTTCGCGTCGTGGCCGCACCATCGAAACGTCAGGACAGCGAGGGGCTGCTCGATCTGCCGATCTGGGCCGCGCTGGGTCCATGCCGTATCGCATTGATCGGCGCGCCGGGCGGGCGCGGTGTATTGCGCGACCAGTTGGCGACACGCGGCAGCCTGCGTGAAGTACAGGTTTATCGCCGTGCGCCGCCGCGCTTGCGTGCCAGCCACTGGGGTGGCCTGCATGCACTGGAGCGCGACGCCTGCGTGCTGTTGTCCAGCGCCGAGGCCATGGAAAACCTGCGCGAACTCGCGCCAACGGCGGCATGGCAACAGCTCACATCGATCACCGCCGTCGTCAGCAGCGAACGCCTGTCATTGGCAGCCAGGACTGCAGGCTTCTCTCATATCCATGTCGCGACATCGGCCAACGCGGCCGACATGCTTGCCGCCGCGGCCGATGTGCAGGAAGTGTGA
- a CDS encoding uroporphyrinogen-III C-methyltransferase, which translates to MSQDDTASTGAASSGERPQTPLSAGRKKPGPQRGGSVAFALLLSIVAVGGAGYIGWRQWQQERMAGQDNQTLVNVQQRVGGMQQSLTALDSDRTALRQRLSDADQVNRGLREELLGQAERVRNLEDAVAKLSEKTLSGHDAMLLDETESLLRLGKERYDLFHDAQGAATAYAAADQSLAAVNDGAFSGLRQSVAAEHEALVKSQPASRTAALDTLTQLRADVANLPLKALDAPTDADTGTWARVRRALSSVISIRRDNGAPLAVADARFARELASLDLAQAQLSLMAYDRDAYQAALQRVTATLGAQFDTGTPSVQQAQAQLAALSSQMPPTSTVQLGAALTELRNLRSVHALKPANDNATPAHAASGAKP; encoded by the coding sequence ATGAGCCAAGACGACACCGCATCGACCGGCGCCGCCTCCTCGGGTGAGCGCCCCCAAACACCACTTTCTGCCGGCCGTAAAAAGCCCGGGCCACAGCGTGGCGGCAGCGTGGCTTTTGCCTTGTTGCTTTCCATCGTCGCCGTTGGCGGCGCCGGCTATATCGGCTGGCGGCAATGGCAACAGGAACGCATGGCCGGGCAAGACAACCAGACATTGGTCAACGTGCAGCAACGCGTCGGCGGCATGCAGCAGTCGCTCACTGCCCTGGACAGCGACCGCACTGCATTGCGCCAGCGCCTGAGCGACGCCGACCAGGTCAATCGCGGCTTGCGCGAGGAATTGCTCGGCCAGGCCGAACGCGTACGCAATCTTGAAGACGCGGTCGCGAAGCTGTCGGAAAAGACGCTGTCGGGTCACGACGCGATGCTGCTGGATGAAACCGAGTCGCTGCTGCGCCTGGGCAAGGAACGCTACGACCTGTTCCATGATGCGCAGGGCGCCGCAACGGCCTACGCCGCGGCCGATCAATCGCTGGCCGCCGTCAACGACGGTGCGTTCTCCGGGCTGCGCCAGAGTGTTGCGGCCGAACACGAAGCCCTGGTGAAGAGCCAGCCGGCAAGTCGTACGGCGGCGCTCGATACCTTGACGCAATTGCGTGCCGACGTCGCCAATCTGCCTCTGAAGGCGCTCGATGCGCCGACCGATGCCGACACCGGCACCTGGGCGCGGGTGCGCCGTGCGTTGTCGAGCGTGATCAGCATCCGTCGCGACAACGGTGCGCCGCTAGCAGTCGCCGACGCGCGCTTTGCGCGCGAGTTGGCCTCGCTCGATCTCGCCCAGGCGCAATTGTCGTTGATGGCCTACGATCGCGACGCTTATCAGGCGGCGCTGCAACGTGTCACCGCCACGCTGGGTGCGCAGTTCGATACCGGTACGCCGAGCGTGCAGCAGGCGCAGGCACAACTGGCCGCGCTGTCCTCGCAGATGCCACCGACGTCCACCGTGCAATTAGGCGCCGCCTTGACCGAGCTGCGCAATCTGCGTTCGGTGCACGCGCTCAAGCCGGCCAATGACAACGCTACGCCGGCGCATGCAGCGAGCGGAGCCAAGCCATGA